The segment GCCATCGGGGCGTCCTGATTGGCCGCCTCAGCTTCCTTCGGGGACGTCCAGCCACCCGATCCCCTTGCCAGTAGAAGTTTCCATTTGCCTTGGCGATAGGCAAAATGACCACTAATGGAATGATGCACGACCCCATTGCGAGTAGACACAATAGGCTTGCCCTGCAAGGCCGGCAGAAAGCTGACGCTGTCGACTCCAGCCGTGGGAGGAGTCGATGTTCCAAGGATATCCGAACAGGTCGCCATTAGATCGGTGAGGCAGATCGTTTGGTCGCACTCCGACCCTGCTTCTACCCTATTCGGCCAACGAACGATGAACGGAATGCGGTGCCCGCCATCCCAAAGATCGGATTTAGAGCCTCGATACTGGGCACTGGAATAGTGCCCTTGAGCCTCTAAAGCGGGAGCATCGGAAGGATTTGCCGAGCAACCGTTATCGCTGGTGACCACAAAGAGGGTATTCTCTCCAAACCCAGCCGCATCAACAGCGTCGGCAATCCTACCGATCACGTGATCGGTCTGCATGACGAAGTCAGCATACGGCCCCAACTCGCTTTTCCCCTGCCACTCCGGAGCGACCGAAATCGGCGAGTGCGGCGAGGTCAGAGCCACATAGAGAAAGAACGGTTCGCCAGCTTTTTGTTGCTTGATGTAGTCGGTTGCTTTACGCCCTATCTCAGGCAACACGTCCACGGCCTCAAAGTCAGCGTGGGCAGGTCCCTCTCGGTTTTGCCAAAAGTTTTTCCGAACCGTACACTCGCCGACAAATCGATCATTCTCAATGTAGATATAAGGGTGCATGTCGAGCGAAGCCGAGATGCCATAGAAATAGTCGAAGCCATGGTGGACGGGACTGTCGGTGATAACGCCTGTCCAATCAACATTGCTACCCTGACGATTGGCTGGCTTGCCGTCGGTCGTGGGCAGGCCCAATCCCAAATGCCACTTCCCAACCGCAGCCGTGTGGTAATCCTGCCCTTTTAGAAAATCGGCAACCGTGACACGGTCTTTATCGATCAAGGGTTGACCGTAGCCCATCAATACAAAGGTCTGCAGGTGGGTACGCCAATTATAGCGTCCGGTCAGGATACCATATCGAGTCGGCGTACAAACCGCTGAACTGGAGTGGGCGTCAGTAAAGACCATTCCCTGCGCTGCCAATTGATCCATTCGGGGCGTGTCAATTTTTCCACGCTCCGGATTCAGACAATGGACATCGCCATAACCGAGATCATCCGCAAGGATGTAAACAATATTTGGCGTATCCGCCCAGCCGGTCGTCCAGCCGAACAATACCATCGTGATTGCAAAGATACAAGTTTTCATTTCTGCTTTATTCCTTCATAACAATATAAATTTGGTTCCAACGCTCTAAAGCCTTCATCGATCCATTCAACAACGCGATCGCCTGCAACAACCCTCAACAGAAACAACCTGTCGGAGCGGTTGGTTCCCTTTGAGGGTCGTGGATCTTTAACGGGCTGTCGATTTAATCGTTTAACGCTTAGCCGAAGGCGTCAGCTTTTCCACAAGCGGTCGCCTATGGCTTGGCGTTAAACAATCAGTCGAGTCAAACCGATTAAATCGACAGCCCGTTAACAAGATCCACTACTGCCAAACTGATTCCCATCGCTGACAAAGCGCGGGGCTCATTATACCTTCCCTAACACACTATTGTGCCCGCAAACGTTTTCCGACTTCTTTTAGAGTAACAATGTCTTCAGGATGAATCGATCCATCAGGCAACGGTCCGGTATTTAGCAAGAGATTGCAATTCTGGTCACCGGCTGCTTGCAGCATTTCCATAACCTGATCCGGCGTCTTGTGCTTCCCTTCGTCAGTTTGCTTGTAGGCCCATCCGCCCGGTTGAAGCGTGTCGCAGATCTCATTGTGCTTGACTTTGTTCTGATCCCAGGCGTGTGCAGCGAGATCGCCGACCTTGTCGCCATACCGGTTGCGAAGTCGGTCGGCCATCGAGCGCCCTTTGCGTTCGGGTGCGGCGAAGTCCTCGGTTCCCGTGCACCCCTGTTTGAAGCTGATCAAACAGTTCGGCTGAATGCTGCGCACCATCGCGTAAATCTCATTCAGCGGGAAAAGGTCAGACTGCATGAAGTAGCTCGTACAGGTATCAAACCATACCCCGGCAACAGGACCATAATCGCTCAGCAGCGTGCGGAGATGTCCCTTGGCATCGTCCAGATACTTCTGCAGGTCTTCAACCTTTTCGAACTTGTACTGTTCGGGTTTGACCTCGTAAGCCGGACGATAGTATTGGCCGTATTCGCGTGAGAGGGAGTAAGGATGGTGCCAGTCCATCGGTAGGGAGTAATAGAAGAAACAGCCCAGGCCTTTTTTCTGGCATTGAGCGGCCAGTTCTCCGCACAAGTCACGTTTGGCCACCGCCATGGAATTCCAATTGTCGTTTTTTGAATCGAAAAGGCAGAATCCATCATGATGCTTGCTGGTCAGGTTGACGTACTTCATGCCCGCTTCGAGTGCGAGATCGGTGATGAAGTCGGCGTCAAACTTTTCCGGATTGAACCGCGCCGTCAGTTTCTCGTATTCCGGGACCGGTATTTTCGTCCTGAATTGAACCCATTCGCCTTGTCCGAGCATGGAGTACAAGCCGTAATGCATGAAGAGTCCAAAGCGGGCATCTTTGAACCACGCTAGCGCAGCTTGGTGTGGATCCTGAGCATAAAGATCCTCATACCCCTTTAAATAGGAAGGGATATTCGTAGCCTCATCCTGTGCATAAAGAGGGATTCCGCCAGATGCGATGACACCTCCAAACGCCAGTCCCGATTTCATAAAATCACGTCGGGTTTTCATATTCGCACTTCCTTTTCTTAGCATTGAGATTTTGTAAACGTCTTCATTATTAATTACCGCTCGAGGGCCCTACGCACGGGTGGGCGTTTTGGGAATGCGGCATCAGGCGTGGACTCTTCACGTGAAAACGCTCGGAAGGTCGCTTCAGCCAAGGAGTTGTCATCACCGGAACAAACAACCATGCCCGCCTCCACCTTTTCAGCCAACGAGAGGTCGACTTGCGCGATCTTCGTCCAGGTCTCTCCATCCGCGGAGGCGTACCCAGTGAAAGTATCACCGATTCGAGTCAGCGTTGCATAAGGCCCCTGGGCAGGAGGTAATGTACCCGCGGAGCGCAGCTCACCAGCCGTGGTTGAACGGTAAACCATATGCATCTGCCCCGACGGATCTCGAAGCACCGCAACCGTCCGGGCATCAGGCAAAAGAACGGTGCCATCGCGATAAGCAGCCGTGTAATCCTCTGCGAAATCAAGTTCCGTTGTCATCGGTTCATTCCGCTCGCGGAACATGATCCCCGACCTGGCACCGGCATGGGAATCGTCCAGAGCCTCGAGCTTCGCAGCGAGTTTGCCATCCCCGTAGTGAAGGTCAGAGAGATAAAAGAACTTGTCCGAGACGCCTGAAAGATGCCCGCTTCCTTGCAGCGTATAGGTATCGTCTGTTTTCGAAAAACCACTGCCGTCTAAAGCTGGGCTACCAATGTCATTCTTCCAATAGACCCTGCTTACTGTACTTCCGGAATCAGGTTTCAGATTGAAGAAAACATCGCAATGTTCAAAGCCACGGCAGTAGATCCAGTTGTCTTTAATAGCATCACCGAACGGTTTTCCCAAGGGCCGGTTGAACTGGTCGACGTAGTCGGTGATCCACATCCAATCCGGTTGCGAAGCGTCGACCGTTGGCGCCCAATAGAAATAAGCATACTTCTCCGCATAGGTTAAATAGATGGCTAAATTTTCATCGACGCGATCCTCCACGTTGCGTTTGTCTGTCGCGTTATGGACGGGATTCCTCAGCATCGTCAGCTTCTGGTTTCTTCCGCTTTCCTGAGCCAACGCAATGGCGTTGGCAATTGCGGTTGCTCCCCCTGCCCAGCCTTCCCGGTAGGTACCATCCAGGTAAGGGATGCGGTCGCGATTGTCGCCATTATTGTTCATGCCAAACTTATCGTCCGTCGAACCATCATAGAGAGGCTTGAGCATGCTGATCGGAACGCCTTTCTTATCGATAAAATAGCCGTCAATCGGAGAACCGTGCTCCCAGTTTTCGAAATCTTGAAACGGTGTGACCCCGTCCGCAGCAACCCCTTCGACCAGTCCCATCATTTTGTGACACACGCCAGCCCACCAAGCGACTAGCTCAGGATTTTCCCGCTGGAAAGTGGGCAGCCTACCTCGAATGACAAAGTCCGGATCAATGTACTCATCCCTCTTGTCCTCAATCGAATCATCCACCCCATTGTGACCGAAATAGATGCGTGAGTTCCAATAGTAGAGAACTTTGATGTCAGGGTTTACCTT is part of the Novipirellula aureliae genome and harbors:
- a CDS encoding sulfatase family protein, which codes for MKTCIFAITMVLFGWTTGWADTPNIVYILADDLGYGDVHCLNPERGKIDTPRMDQLAAQGMVFTDAHSSSAVCTPTRYGILTGRYNWRTHLQTFVLMGYGQPLIDKDRVTVADFLKGQDYHTAAVGKWHLGLGLPTTDGKPANRQGSNVDWTGVITDSPVHHGFDYFYGISASLDMHPYIYIENDRFVGECTVRKNFWQNREGPAHADFEAVDVLPEIGRKATDYIKQQKAGEPFFLYVALTSPHSPISVAPEWQGKSELGPYADFVMQTDHVIGRIADAVDAAGFGENTLFVVTSDNGCSANPSDAPALEAQGHYSSAQYRGSKSDLWDGGHRIPFIVRWPNRVEAGSECDQTICLTDLMATCSDILGTSTPPTAGVDSVSFLPALQGKPIVSTRNGVVHHSISGHFAYRQGKWKLLLARGSGGWTSPKEAEAANQDAPMAQLYDMENDPSETTNLYASQPEVVARLLEQLEADVARGRSTDGVADQNDVDRIKLWKSGPK
- a CDS encoding alpha-L-fucosidase, with the protein product MKTRRDFMKSGLAFGGVIASGGIPLYAQDEATNIPSYLKGYEDLYAQDPHQAALAWFKDARFGLFMHYGLYSMLGQGEWVQFRTKIPVPEYEKLTARFNPEKFDADFITDLALEAGMKYVNLTSKHHDGFCLFDSKNDNWNSMAVAKRDLCGELAAQCQKKGLGCFFYYSLPMDWHHPYSLSREYGQYYRPAYEVKPEQYKFEKVEDLQKYLDDAKGHLRTLLSDYGPVAGVWFDTCTSYFMQSDLFPLNEIYAMVRSIQPNCLISFKQGCTGTEDFAAPERKGRSMADRLRNRYGDKVGDLAAHAWDQNKVKHNEICDTLQPGGWAYKQTDEGKHKTPDQVMEMLQAAGDQNCNLLLNTGPLPDGSIHPEDIVTLKEVGKRLRAQ
- a CDS encoding putative glycoside hydrolase, whose translation is MKNQGLFGVCISMLIIGLAQAADDSGRNSHFWITLRPQAGTTSGNDTDLVLANGYRRVDLGSSDLSCERVDNGSNRVYQISWTGNSFLGDGGAETLQFNAVVDFNGAVSTLENVTVDGVDLSAHGLVLQELDSRVADGNLRLNFVVRNPALTVEDPDHAFADLPDGHTYGPTPYQPTTQAKLERAFPKFSWDRVPRTMLIRKPTPFTAEQYKRVANRYDIVVLEKANGGMPGYWEKATSLKKVNPDIKVLYYWNSRIYFGHNGVDDSIEDKRDEYIDPDFVIRGRLPTFQRENPELVAWWAGVCHKMMGLVEGVAADGVTPFQDFENWEHGSPIDGYFIDKKGVPISMLKPLYDGSTDDKFGMNNNGDNRDRIPYLDGTYREGWAGGATAIANAIALAQESGRNQKLTMLRNPVHNATDKRNVEDRVDENLAIYLTYAEKYAYFYWAPTVDASQPDWMWITDYVDQFNRPLGKPFGDAIKDNWIYCRGFEHCDVFFNLKPDSGSTVSRVYWKNDIGSPALDGSGFSKTDDTYTLQGSGHLSGVSDKFFYLSDLHYGDGKLAAKLEALDDSHAGARSGIMFRERNEPMTTELDFAEDYTAAYRDGTVLLPDARTVAVLRDPSGQMHMVYRSTTAGELRSAGTLPPAQGPYATLTRIGDTFTGYASADGETWTKIAQVDLSLAEKVEAGMVVCSGDDNSLAEATFRAFSREESTPDAAFPKRPPVRRALER